The following are encoded together in the Anaerostipes caccae L1-92 genome:
- a CDS encoding YfhO family protein: MTPQKNTRKYYLLYLVLFVFMCFTAFYPFIAEGKSFVWAAGVEDGLSQHFESLAYWGHYLRELFNNIASGHLSLPMWNMSLGYGGDILSTLNYYAIGDPLNLLYIFVPVKHTEAMYNFMILLRMFLSGAAFMAYGRKMNKNNFAVVLGALVYVFCGFTFRSGLRHPFFINPMIYFPLLCLGVEKIFKKERPFLFIIVTAVASMSNFYFLYMLTIFTVIYALIRFYQYYTKERLKNFFVLLRNFAGYYILGVALSAVILLPAVYGFLGNGRGGGQVHNLIAYPFKYYVLFLENFVGYGNSGQSTNVGFIPIAGIVVLFLMYSRRMKHKKYKMAFVGCMIFLALPVFGYIFNGFSYVTNRWSFAFTFIIALLVAEMYPRLFHMSKRQIIGILVGISIYNLIIKVAELSKPEVFKNDGAYIAGIFLFLFYLVFLFFQWKGMDDKHMVTRIAVAVLVVASIGVHGFYRFGDGGRYYAGEFLDSGEALKAIQTEENKRLRKQAGGQLVRVHDEGQRFHNYGLLDGLNTVSAYYSIIPKEIMEAVKSYETLGMQYADKYHGLDLRQGLLSLASVKYITVPGSQKLEGYRLLDETEESRVYENPYALPFGYTYDSWISQKKYDTMNGAEREQAMLKCAVLEDEVKGLKKQSGLAAQTEDKILSGKHSTSVNKAGKSKEYRLKLDPEKDHYIYIKNLHYSPLTKNKSNIGEIALKGKKGNRGIDVTDGSEEHHIYIQDKMSSYYFGRHDYLMKISDSGKLKFQFPSTGTYKVDEVSLISVKPQDMKKEMKNRKRNSLKNISYKNNVFNGEITTKKTKLLCIPIPYSKGWSAEVDGEKQQIIKTNGMYMGLVLKPGEHKITLRYRTPWLVPGAAVSSMAGCIFIIYIVIMRKKRGVI, encoded by the coding sequence ATGACGCCACAAAAGAATACAAGAAAATATTATTTACTATATCTCGTGTTATTTGTTTTCATGTGCTTTACAGCATTTTATCCATTTATTGCGGAGGGCAAATCTTTTGTCTGGGCCGCAGGGGTAGAGGACGGGCTGTCACAGCATTTTGAATCACTGGCCTATTGGGGACATTACCTGCGGGAACTGTTTAATAATATTGCATCAGGCCATCTGTCTCTTCCTATGTGGAATATGAGTCTCGGTTACGGGGGAGATATTTTATCGACTCTAAATTATTATGCGATCGGAGATCCCCTGAATCTTCTGTATATCTTTGTGCCTGTGAAACATACCGAGGCTATGTATAACTTCATGATTCTGCTGCGCATGTTCCTTTCTGGTGCCGCATTTATGGCATATGGAAGAAAGATGAACAAAAATAATTTTGCAGTTGTTTTAGGGGCGCTTGTCTATGTATTCTGCGGATTTACGTTTCGGTCAGGGCTGAGGCATCCGTTTTTTATCAATCCGATGATTTATTTTCCGCTTTTATGCCTTGGTGTTGAAAAGATTTTTAAAAAGGAACGGCCGTTTTTATTTATTATTGTCACGGCTGTGGCCTCTATGAGCAATTTTTATTTCTTATATATGCTGACTATTTTTACGGTAATTTATGCGCTGATTCGCTTTTACCAATACTATACAAAGGAACGGCTGAAGAATTTTTTTGTTCTGCTCAGAAACTTTGCAGGATATTATATACTGGGAGTTGCCCTGTCGGCAGTGATCCTTCTGCCCGCAGTCTATGGATTTTTAGGAAATGGACGGGGAGGCGGACAGGTCCACAATCTGATCGCATATCCCTTCAAATATTACGTTTTGTTTTTGGAAAATTTTGTGGGGTACGGAAACAGCGGACAGTCTACCAACGTAGGTTTCATTCCGATTGCCGGCATCGTTGTATTATTTTTGATGTATTCAAGAAGAATGAAACACAAAAAGTATAAGATGGCATTTGTCGGATGCATGATATTCCTGGCACTCCCGGTGTTCGGATATATCTTCAATGGTTTTTCTTATGTGACCAACCGCTGGAGTTTTGCGTTTACATTTATTATAGCACTGCTTGTGGCAGAGATGTATCCGAGGCTCTTTCACATGTCAAAACGCCAGATTATCGGTATTCTGGTGGGCATTTCAATCTATAATCTGATCATCAAAGTGGCAGAGCTGAGCAAGCCGGAAGTATTTAAAAATGATGGGGCTTACATCGCAGGCATCTTTTTGTTCTTGTTTTATTTGGTCTTCCTCTTCTTTCAGTGGAAAGGAATGGATGATAAACATATGGTGACTCGGATTGCCGTTGCTGTCCTGGTTGTGGCCAGTATAGGAGTCCATGGGTTTTACCGCTTTGGTGACGGGGGAAGGTACTATGCCGGTGAATTTTTAGATTCAGGAGAGGCATTGAAAGCGATTCAGACAGAGGAAAATAAACGGTTGAGAAAACAGGCGGGCGGACAGCTGGTCAGGGTGCACGATGAGGGCCAGAGATTTCACAATTATGGACTGTTGGATGGGCTGAATACAGTCAGTGCCTATTACAGCATTATTCCAAAGGAGATAATGGAAGCTGTAAAAAGTTATGAGACTTTGGGAATGCAGTACGCAGATAAATACCATGGACTGGACCTCAGGCAGGGACTTTTAAGTCTTGCCTCTGTAAAATACATTACGGTGCCGGGAAGCCAGAAGCTGGAGGGATACCGTCTCCTGGATGAAACAGAAGAATCGAGGGTGTATGAAAATCCATATGCACTTCCGTTTGGTTATACCTATGATTCATGGATCAGCCAAAAAAAATATGATACAATGAATGGAGCAGAGCGGGAGCAGGCCATGCTGAAATGTGCGGTTCTGGAAGATGAGGTAAAAGGCCTGAAAAAGCAGAGCGGCCTGGCAGCGCAGACAGAAGACAAAATTCTTTCCGGGAAACACAGTACGTCTGTAAATAAGGCCGGTAAAAGTAAAGAATACCGTTTAAAACTCGATCCGGAGAAAGATCACTATATTTATATAAAAAATCTTCATTACAGTCCGTTGACAAAGAATAAGTCTAATATTGGCGAGATTGCTTTGAAAGGGAAAAAGGGAAACCGTGGAATTGATGTGACAGACGGTTCGGAGGAACACCATATTTATATTCAGGATAAGATGAGCTCCTACTATTTTGGAAGGCATGATTATCTGATGAAGATATCGGACAGCGGAAAACTTAAATTCCAGTTTCCGAGTACCGGAACGTATAAGGTGGATGAGGTTTCGCTAATTTCTGTGAAGCCGCAGGATATGAAAAAGGAGATGAAGAACAGAAAACGTAATTCATTAAAAAATATTTCCTATAAGAATAATGTTTTTAACGGAGAGATCACGACGAAGAAAACAAAATTATTATGCATTCCGATTCCGTATTCCAAGGGCTGGTCAGCCGAAGTTGATGGAGAGAAGCAGCAAATCATAAAAACAAATGGAATGTATATGGGGCTGGTGCTGAAGCCGGGAGAACACAAGATCACTTTAAGATACCGGACGCCATGGCTGGTTCCGGGGGCTGCCGTCAGCAGTATGGCCGGATGTATATTTATTATTTATATAGTAATAATGAGAAAGAAAAGAGGAGTTATATGA
- a CDS encoding GtrA family protein — protein MINIIKKLWNNQGLRYVFFGGCTTLVNLLIFNVLVYACQVNYTISNIISVASAIVFAFVVNKIFVFVSKSSSWKEVWIEFCRFVLGRLSTMIIEVGGVFVLVQYISQAKWLAKLETQIIVTIVNYFISKFLVFKETTAKDETTL, from the coding sequence ATGATAAATATAATAAAAAAATTATGGAACAATCAAGGGCTCCGTTATGTTTTTTTCGGAGGATGCACAACACTTGTCAACCTTTTAATTTTTAATGTTTTGGTGTATGCCTGCCAAGTAAACTATACAATCAGTAACATTATTTCAGTAGCTTCCGCTATCGTATTTGCTTTTGTTGTGAATAAGATTTTTGTATTTGTATCCAAAAGTTCTTCCTGGAAAGAAGTATGGATTGAATTCTGCCGTTTTGTTCTGGGGCGTCTTTCTACAATGATCATCGAAGTCGGCGGTGTTTTTGTTCTCGTCCAGTATATCAGCCAGGCAAAATGGCTTGCAAAGCTGGAAACTCAAATTATCGTTACAATCGTAAACTATTTTATCAGTAAATTCCTTGTATTTAAAGAAACAACTGCAAAGGATGAAACAACTTTATGA
- a CDS encoding PIG-L family deacetylase has product MKLDRSQKIIICFTLIFAFVLAVHSTSLPVKEDATNKYLDTLDLKGVDRLMIVAHPDDESLWGGAHLAKDRYLVVCLTNASTYHLTRYKEFKYAMNVAGSPSIMLNYPDYVNRRRVSWKPYKGRIEQDILTLLRYKKWKVIATHNPEGEYGHPHHIGTSNIVTSAAKKEHDFDRLYYFGRYYRQLPPDRPIGPPQDPKYMRVKKRMFPYYYRERRTIRKHRQMHYYENWVKATDWDS; this is encoded by the coding sequence ATGAAACTTGACCGTTCACAAAAGATAATCATATGCTTCACTCTAATTTTTGCCTTTGTCCTGGCAGTACACAGTACTTCTCTGCCGGTGAAAGAAGATGCTACAAATAAATATTTGGACACCTTGGATTTAAAAGGTGTTGACCGCCTTATGATCGTGGCACATCCCGACGATGAATCTCTGTGGGGCGGCGCCCATCTGGCAAAAGACCGGTATCTGGTTGTGTGCCTTACCAATGCAAGTACATACCATCTCACTAGATATAAAGAATTCAAATATGCCATGAACGTGGCCGGTTCCCCCAGTATTATGCTGAACTACCCGGACTATGTCAACAGAAGACGCGTCTCATGGAAACCATACAAGGGCCGCATTGAACAAGATATCCTGACTTTACTTCGGTATAAGAAATGGAAAGTGATCGCTACCCATAACCCTGAAGGGGAATATGGGCACCCTCACCATATCGGAACATCTAACATCGTAACTTCTGCCGCAAAAAAAGAACATGATTTTGACCGGCTCTATTATTTCGGCAGATATTACAGGCAGCTCCCTCCTGACCGGCCCATCGGTCCGCCTCAGGATCCAAAATACATGCGGGTCAAAAAAAGGATGTTTCCCTACTATTACAGAGAACGCAGAACGATACGAAAACACCGGCAGATGCACTACTATGAAAATTGGGTCAAAGCGACTGACTGGGATTCATAG